A window of the Streptomyces griseochromogenes genome harbors these coding sequences:
- the pknB gene encoding Stk1 family PASTA domain-containing Ser/Thr kinase, with translation MEEPRRLGGRYELGQVLGRGGMAEVYLAHDTRLGRTVAVKTLRADLARDPSFQARFRREAQSAASLNHPAIVAVYDTGEDYIDGVSIPYIVMEYVDGSTLRELLHSGRKLLPERAMEMTIGILQGLEYAHRSGIVHRDIKPANVMLTRNGQVKVMDFGIARAMGDSNMTMTQTAAVIGTAQYLSPEQAKGEQVDARSDLYSTGCLLYELLTVRPPFVGDSPVAVAYQHVREEPQAPSVFDPEITPEMDAIVLKALVKDPNYRYQSADEMRADIEACLDGQPVAATAAMGAVGYGGGYPDDQPTTALRPDAGAGATTMLPPMNPDDGGYGYDDRPDRRSRQKKNNTSTILLVVAGVLVLVGAILIGKWVFSEKNTDSTFGAPNFIGNTYATAQKMAGNRGLKLGDPTRKPCANQPKGNVCSQDPKPGSDVKKGDTINLVVSTGAPKVLVPDVRGIQFDKAESQLEDKGFTVDKKTVVSTQPPGIVTEQDPPGGTEKQKGTTITLTVAKAEEKVTVPSDLVGKSCDDAKAELTQLGLTPNCVDTPTNDPTQDGKVISTNPQAGQQVGKNTNVAINVGKAQTNAPVQVPNIQGQKLKDAKTMLQQAGLQVGNITGSQDDNAIVAGSNPGQGNTVQPGSAVDLITVGGNGNNGGNNNGGTLFGGTFG, from the coding sequence ATGGAAGAGCCGCGTCGCCTCGGCGGCCGGTACGAGCTGGGCCAGGTGCTCGGCCGTGGTGGCATGGCGGAGGTCTACCTCGCGCATGACACCCGCCTCGGCCGCACCGTGGCTGTGAAGACGCTGCGCGCGGACCTCGCGCGTGATCCGTCCTTCCAGGCCCGGTTCCGCCGGGAGGCCCAGTCGGCCGCCTCGCTCAACCATCCCGCGATCGTCGCGGTCTACGACACGGGCGAGGACTACATCGACGGGGTCTCGATCCCGTACATCGTGATGGAGTACGTCGACGGCTCCACGCTCCGTGAGCTTCTTCACTCCGGCCGCAAGCTCCTGCCCGAGCGCGCGATGGAGATGACCATCGGCATCCTCCAGGGCCTGGAGTACGCCCACCGCAGCGGCATCGTCCACCGCGACATCAAGCCGGCGAACGTCATGCTGACCCGCAATGGTCAGGTCAAGGTGATGGACTTCGGTATCGCCCGTGCGATGGGCGACTCCAACATGACCATGACGCAGACCGCCGCGGTGATCGGTACGGCCCAGTACCTCTCCCCGGAGCAGGCGAAGGGCGAGCAGGTCGACGCCCGCTCGGACCTGTATTCGACGGGCTGTCTCCTCTACGAGCTGCTGACCGTACGGCCGCCGTTCGTCGGCGACTCCCCGGTCGCCGTGGCCTACCAGCATGTGCGCGAGGAACCGCAGGCGCCCAGCGTCTTCGACCCCGAGATCACTCCCGAGATGGACGCCATCGTCCTGAAGGCGCTGGTCAAGGACCCGAACTATCGCTACCAGTCGGCCGACGAGATGCGCGCCGACATCGAGGCCTGCCTCGACGGCCAGCCGGTCGCCGCGACGGCCGCGATGGGCGCCGTGGGCTACGGCGGCGGCTACCCCGACGACCAGCCGACGACGGCACTGCGTCCGGACGCCGGCGCGGGAGCGACCACCATGCTCCCGCCGATGAACCCGGACGACGGCGGCTACGGCTACGACGACCGCCCCGACCGGCGCAGCCGGCAGAAGAAGAACAACACCTCCACGATCCTCCTCGTCGTCGCCGGCGTCCTGGTGCTGGTCGGCGCGATCCTGATCGGGAAGTGGGTCTTCAGCGAGAAGAACACGGACAGCACGTTCGGGGCGCCGAACTTCATCGGCAACACCTACGCCACCGCCCAGAAGATGGCCGGCAACCGGGGCCTGAAACTGGGGGATCCCACACGCAAGCCCTGCGCGAACCAGCCCAAGGGCAACGTCTGCTCCCAGGACCCCAAGCCGGGATCGGACGTCAAGAAGGGCGACACGATCAACCTGGTGGTGTCGACGGGCGCCCCCAAGGTCCTCGTGCCGGACGTCCGTGGCATCCAGTTCGACAAGGCCGAGTCCCAGCTGGAGGACAAGGGCTTCACGGTCGACAAGAAGACCGTGGTGTCCACCCAGCCCCCGGGTATCGTCACCGAGCAGGACCCTCCGGGCGGCACGGAGAAGCAGAAGGGCACCACGATCACCCTCACGGTCGCCAAGGCCGAGGAGAAGGTCACGGTCCCCAGCGACCTCGTCGGCAAGTCCTGCGACGACGCCAAGGCCGAGCTGACGCAGCTGGGCCTGACGCCGAACTGCGTCGACACACCGACGAACGACCCCACCCAGGACGGCAAGGTCATCTCGACCAACCCGCAGGCGGGTCAGCAGGTCGGCAAGAACACCAACGTGGCGATCAACGTCGGCAAGGCGCAGACCAACGCCCCGGTCCAGGTCCCGAACATCCAGGGGCAGAAGCTCAAGGACGCCAAGACCATGCTGCAGCAGGCCGGCCTGCAGGTCGGCAACATCACCGGCTCGCAGGACGACAACGCCATCGTCGCGGGCTCGAACCCGGGGCAGGGCAACACGGTCCAGCCGGGTTCGGCGGTCGACCTGATCACCGTCGGCGGGAACGGGAACAACGGCGGCAACAACAACGGCGGCACCCTCTTCGGTGGCACCTTCGGCTGA